In Candidatus Bathyarchaeota archaeon, the genomic window TCAAACACGCATTCCAATGCCCGTGGACATGGAGAAACGAGAAGCGAAGTTCAAAAAGGGAATCTTAGAGATTCGGTTGCCTAGAAAGAAGGGCTATGAAATAAAAGTTGAATAAGAACGGTTAAGGGACATATTAGGAACAAGTATCCACTGACTATTCCAACATAGCCTACGGAAAATTTTAACAAGAGATACGCTAAAGATACGATACTTAGGAGACTTGTCAGCTTGACGGTAAAAAACGCTATCTACTTTTTCGTCTTCGTCTTCATACTTGTAGGAGTTTATGGCATTACAGCATGGACTGCCCTCAACACCGTGGGAGCTCCGTTAAGTTACGCCGTAATAGCGTTTCTATGGGGCATAACACTCGCCATATTATACGTCGCCTTCGACAAAGCAGAGTGGGACTGGTGGGAAAGTTAGACCTCTTCTAAAGCAGCAGCAACGATAAGCGGAAACGCGATAGTGGCATCAGAGATAACCGTGACAGTGTTCTCTTCAGATTTGACTTTACTCCAACTAATAGCCTCCTCCAAAGACGCACCACTTAAACCGCCTGGCTCAGGCCTGTCCATAGTAATCTGAACCGCCAAATCCACGCCCTCACGAAAAGTATTCGCAAACAACGCAAAATGCTTCGGCAACCCACCACCCAGAATTATGATACCCGATTTTTTAGCCTCATAAACCTCACCCACGAGCTTGGATACGTCGCCGAGAGGGTCAAGAACTAGCTTTTTGTCTTGTCCGTAAATCCAAAGCTGAAATCCTGCTATCGAGTCAGGCAGGCCAGGGCAAATTACTGGCACGTTTTTTCTTGCAGCCGTTGCCAAAATAGAGTCTTCGTCATCTATCCGCTTTCCGATTTCCAGAAGTAGTTCGGAAGGGGAAATTCGTTGACGTTTCTGCTCCGGTATTTCTTCAAGAATACGGTAAAGCCACTTCTCTAAGTCTTTGAAGACTTTGTGTTCTATGTAAATGTCAGCGATCCTGCCAATGTCTTTCCTCTTTAACTGTTTGTCTTCAGCTCTGAATGTGCCGACTTTGTGTCTGTAGCCTAAAGCTTCAACCATGTCGTGAACCATATTAGCGCCAGTTGTTACAACCACGTTTACGTGTCCTTTCGCGATGAGCTGAGCAATTATGTTTCTCAAGCCGCCGGGAACAAGCGCGCCGGCTAAGGTTAAGAAGACGGTGTAGTCTGGGTTCTTGAACATTCTTGTTACTAGCTTCGCCGCTTTCCCTATTTTTCCAGCGCCCAAAACTCCGCAAGCATCCATCTCCTTAATCAGTTGAGCAACGGTGATTCCACGCGTAAGTTGTATATGTTTTACATCTTTCAACGACTTCAACTTCTTTAGAAAAGATAAGACAAGAAGTGCGGCTAACCCTTGGTTCGCATTATTTTAGTTCTCCCCAAGATGCGCCAGTATTCAACCTCGACACCAGACGCCAACTTCTGTTTCAGCGCTTCTTCGTCAGGGTGCGCTGCCTCAAAAACCTCATAGTTCTCCAAGTCCATTATTTGAACAGCGTTTGGCAACAGAGCGAGAATTTGACCACTTCTTTTTTCAATTAGAGGCACTTCTATCTGCGCGTCCACAGGTTTGACAAGAGTTTTCTTACTGCCGTCGAAAACTCCTATAGCTACAACTCGCGCTTTAGCCGCGCCGTGTTTGCCAGGCTTGGACTTTGTGAGGCTTGCAACGCGGCATGGTTCGTTGTCAACAATCACGTATCCGCCGACACGTAAAGTTCCAACGTCAACAGGTTTACTCATCTATCCCTCGCATCCAATATAATACAGCAATGTTTAACAACTAAAATAAATAGATTTAGCTTATTGTAGAGTAAAATAAATCCAAGGATAGATTTGAGCTTCTTGTCAGAGATTATCTTATGCGAGCGCGCAAAAATATTAGTCATTTGGAATAGCGATATCTCTTGCACAATCACTATTTTTTTGGTATTTGCCGACTTATTGCAAGGAAGAAGATCACCTATCAACATACAATTGAAGTTTGAGATCTAAATGATTGCAAAATAAAGTGTGAATTGCATTGGTAATAGTACAGTTTTATCGAAAATATTTAATACTTTATACATGTAGATAAGATTTAGGAGGAAACAGAAATGTCAGCTAATAACAAAATGATGGACTGGATCTTGGCGATTTTGCTTATAGTAGTCATCATAGTGTCTGGCTTGAGCGTCTACTACTCAACAACCACTGTAACTAAGATGGACGATAACTACGCAGATCTATTGGAAGCAATCAGGAACAGTAACGCATCATCATCCATATTTTCGGAAGCAATATTGAAAGCATTAGAAGAAATTGCGCTTGGTCTTAATATAACACTGCCACTGACAATTATAACCCAGGCATCTCCAACTCAGGGTGAAGTGAATTTAACCGTGTCCTTCCGAGCAATGGCCATTGGAGGTACACCTCCTTACACTTATGAATGGGACTTCGACGACCAAACACCTACAAATAACGAACGTGATCCAATTCACGTATATACTAATGCATCAACATACACAGCCACGGTTCTAGTTACCGATAGCGAACAAGAAACTGCCTTAGACAGCGTAACTATAAGGGTAACTAGCGCCGAAGCACTCACTGTTTTCAGCTTATGGGGTGGAAGCGAAGAAGAGAACTTCCTGCAGGCTTTGGGTAACTTCACAGAGGACACTGGCATAGAGGTTAATCACTACTCCTACACAACTCAAGAACTTTTGATCGGTGTGCCGATGCAGCTTAGAGCAGGATATTCCATAGCCGACGTCGTAATAGCCCCGTGGCCAGCTTGGATTCTGGAACTGGCACCATACCTCACAAGTGTGAACGACATAATCAACTCCACAAAGTATCCCGCGAACACTATCAATGCAGTGAAGGATGCCAATGATGTCATATGGGCTGCTCCGTTCAAGCTCTCAGGAAAGCCGGGCTTCTGGTACAAGAAATCTTTCTTCTCGGACAACGGGTTGACTGTTCCCACAACCTATGACGAGTTCAAGACTCTGCTGGTAACCATTCAAGGCATAGCTGGAATTGAGCAAGCTGTAGCCAGTGGTGACACTGTTGGATGGCCTCTTTCGGACACAACTGAAGCGTTCATAATGGGTCTTGGTGGCTATCAGCTTCAGGAGGAACTGATAACTGGTCCAAGCGCGCGGAATTGGACAGACACTGAGGTTAGAAATGTCTTTGGAAATCTGACGGAGTTGTTGGCGGCTGGTTACTTCAGCGCTCCGGCGGAATGGACATCGCAGATAACAAAGTTCTGGGACGAAAAGTATGGCATATACTTCATGGGTAGTTGGATGACAACCATGGAACAAATAGGAGACGTAAGCGACCTAGACTTCTTCGGATTCCCAGGAACAGATGGGGTAGCAGGCTCAGTAGACTACTTGATACTACCAAAGGATGCACCAAATCCAAATGAGGCTGCGCAACTGGTTGAATGGCTCGCAGGAGCCGAAGCGCAAGAGATTATGGTTGGTTTGGGCGGATTCTTCGGAACGAACATCGATGTCCCCGACACGGCCTATCTGCCGCTCGACAAGAAAGTACTGGACTTCATCTCTCAAGCAACAATCCACATTGTCTCCGACCTTGACGACGCCGTTGGCGGTAAGTTCCAAACAACCTTCTGGGACCAACTGAAGCTACTCTGGGTTGACCCAACACCGTCCACGCTAGATGACGTGTTAGCTGTCCTGGAAGCAGCAGCGTTGGAACAACAGACATAATAAGCGATTCGCCTTTATGAGAGCGGAATAATGAGTCATCACATAAAAACCCCTCTATTTTTTCTAATTCCGGCTTTTTTACTGCTTGCTCTTTTCGTATTTTACCCCATGGTTGATACAATTTATATGAGCTTTGTTGACCAAGATGGCAATTTTGTTGGGCTTGGCAACTATGAAAAAGTTTTTGGCACAAGAATTTACCCTTTAGTGAATACTAAGAATGTTGCCTTGGGAAAGTTTCCAATGGGTGCTCTAGTTCATAACATTTTTTGGATAGCAATCCATCTTCCTTTATGTGTCTTCTTTGGTCTTCTCTTAGCGGTACTTCTAAGAGATGTTAAGGGCGGTTCAATAATGAAGTCCGTTATTTTCTTGGGGATGGTGATCCCGCTGATAGTTGGCGGTGTACTGGTGCGTTTCATCCTTGACAGAGACGCTGGTATATTGAACGGCATCCTTAGAGTAATAGGGCTTGGAGCGTACGCGACCGATTGGACTTTCTATCCTAACACTGCTCTAATTACTGTGATACTAGGTTCGGTGTGGTTGTGGACCGGTTTCGCAATGATAGTGTACTCCGCTGGTCTTGAGGGAATACCGGTAGAGTTGTATGAAGCCGCCAAGATAGATGGAGCATCACGTTGGAAAACCTTTTGGCGCATAACAGTCCCAATGCTCAGGTCTTCGACCATAACAGTTGTCACCATGACGTTGCTGTGGGAGCTAAAAATTTTTGACGTAATTTACATAGTAACCAACGCAGGACCAGGCGGTGCAAGCGATGTTATGGCCTTTCGGATGTACATCGAGGCTTTCCAATACCCCCCCAACTATGGCACAGCCACGGCCATAGCCACTGTACTAACCATCATGACTTTCGGATTTGCGGCATATATGGTTAACAGGATGACGAAAAGTTGACAGAAAAAAAACCTTCTATTGTCAAAAAGTTGAAAGCAAAGAGGTTTACCATTATAGTTCATCTAATTGCATGGATAATAGCGTTCATTTGGATCATACCGTTTTTAGGGGTTTTCATGTCTTCTATAAGGCCCTACGAAGAGGTGCAGTTTGGTTGGTGGAATTTCCAAAACGCAAATTTTACTCTGGGAAGTTATGTTGATGCTTGGGTCGGCGAAACATCTAGTGTTCCTCTAAGCAACGCGATTTTAAACTCTCTAATAGTGACTATATCTGCAACTTTTATACCAATAATTGTCGCTTCTCTGGCAGCATACTCCTTTGCACGGTTTTCGTTTCGCATAAAGGATCTGCTATTCCTTGTTATAGTCCTCCTTCAAACTATTCCTCAACAAATGGTTATTTTACCAATCTTCAACCTGATGAACAGCTTACGTCTCTTGAATACATACATAGGATTGATATTGCTCCATACAGCCTTTGGTCTTCCATGGCAGATACTCTTTCTGAGGAACTTCTTCTCCACACTTCCTGTAGAGGTTGAGGAGGCTGCCAGAGTCGATGGCGCGTCCTATTTCAAAATCTTCTACAAAATAGTTCTTCCAATGAGCCTGCCAGCCTTAGCTTCCATAACAGCTCTTCAATTCGTATGGGTTTGGAACGATTTCTTCTTCGCTCTAACAATGATTCAAAGCCCAACCATGAAGTTGGTACCACAAACAATACCTCTCATTTTTTCGAGATTCGAACCCAACTGGAGCCTCTTGTCCGCCGCGTCGATAATAGCCATGATCATACCAATCGCCATCTACGTAGCACTCCAAAAATACTACGTAAGAGGTATTACTACAGGGGCTGTTAAAGGCTAAAAATTAGTAAAGCCAAGTTGGATTTATGTTAGTATCTCACCCGTTTTCTTGTCGAATACATATACCTTGTCCGCTGGGAACTCAATCCACAACTCGTCTCCTATTTCTGCTTCAAAATCAGGGCTCACCAAAGCTTTGACTAGATAGTCACCTATCTTCAGGTTGAGTATCTGCTTATCTCCAAGAGGCTCTGTCACATCGAGTACGGTTTTGATTAGCCCTTTCTTTCCTTTCGCATCCTTATAAACAAGGATATCTTGTGGTCTCACGCCCAGTACACATGCATCGGATGTACACTTCTTTACTGCTTCCGCCACATGTTCAGGCAGAGGATAACTAAACTCTCCAGTGTCGAGAGTGCAAGGAACTCCCCTTATCAAGTTACAATCGAAGAAGTTGGTGGGAGGGGTGCCTATAAACCCTGCTACAAATACGTTGGATGGATGAAAGTATATTCTATCTGGAGTATCAACTTGTTGTAGTATTCCTTCATTTAGGATGGCAACCTTGTCTCCCATTGTCATGGCTTCAACCTGGTCATGAGTGACATAGATTGTTGTAATTCCAACTTCTTTCTGCAACTTCTTGAGTTCAGCTCGCATGTAAACCCTTAGCTTAGCATCCAAGTTGCTGAGGGGTTCATCCATAAGGAAAACGTAGGGCTCTCTAATCATCGCCCTTCCTAAAGCTACCCTCTGTCTTTGACCTCCACTTAATTGCTTCGGCTTTCTGTCAAGAAGTGCCTCTATCTTCAACAGTTCGGAAACTTGACGAACCCTCTTCTTTATCTCATCCCTAGGAACCTTAGCATTTTCTAGAGGAAAAGCAAGGTTTGAGAACACGTTCATATGAGGATAAAGCGCATAACTCTGAAAGACCAAGGCTATATCCCTTTCTTTAGGGTCCAGGTCATTTACAAGCCTCTCCCCGATGTAGATTTCTCCTTCGTCCGGAGTCTCGAGGCCTGCAATACAGCGTAGAACAGTAGTCTTGCCACATCCTGAAGGACCCAAAAGAACTAGAAACTCTTTATCTTTAGCCTCCAAGTTGAGCTTGTTAACTGCGATAACTTCGCCGAACTGCTTTTTCACATTTTTAAGTAGTACCCTAGCCAAAGCAAACGCCACATATAACGAGTATGCAAATTCTAATAAAATCTTCTTTTAACAATCGAATATATAACCGATTAATCACACAATTTAAGTTAGTAGCTAGCTTGAATTTGAGGAAAAAATATGCACTGTGTTTCCTTCAACAAAATCTCTCTCGACGAGTATACACCAATAGTTGGGAAGGTGAAAATAGAAGAAATCAAAGAGTTGGCAGAAAGCCTAGTTGGAAAGAAAGTACGTCATGTAAACTCTACATCTTTCGGTGGTGGGGTAGCTGAAATTCTTCACAGGCTAGTTCCCCTAATGTGCGACGTGGGACTTAAAGCTGAATGGACAGTGATTAAAGGTTCAGACAAATTCTTCAATGTGACAAAAGCTCTTCACAACGGGCTTCAAGGCATGAATATCCCTTTGACAGAGGATATGAAAAAAACTTATCTGAAGTTCAATAAGATAAACGCCCGAGAGTTTGATTCAGATCACGATCTAGTTGTGATACATGATTACCAACCAGCCGCAATTATGAATTACCTCCCAATTAGAAGAGGAAGGTGGACTTGGCGCTGCCACATTGATCTATCCCATCCAAATCAACAATTCATTGATTTTATCAGTCCATTTATACTAAAATATAATTCACTAATCTTCACCATGAAGCAGTTTGTACAAGAACCCTTAAAATCGAGGAAAACATTCATCATCCCTCCTTCTATAGATCCTTTGAGCACAAAGAACAAACCTCTTCCTGAAAACCTTATTTTTTCAATCTTAGACAAATACGATGTAGATCATGAAAAACCAATAATAACTCAAGTTGCTAGATTTGACCCATGGAAGGATCCATTAGGAGTTATTGATGTTTACAGGTTGGTTAAAAAGAAAGTAACTAACGTTCAACTATTATTGATAGCTAGCATGGCTAAAGATGACCCAGAAGGATGGATATACTATGAAAAAACTGCTCGGCATGCAGCAGAAGATTATGATATACATTTACTCTCAGATTTGAATGGTGTTGGAAATATCGAAGTCAATGCGTTCCAAAGAGCTTCAGATGTTATTTTGCAGAAATCCATACGCGAGGGATTTGGCCTTACTGTAACTGAAGCGCTGTGGAAAGGCGTGCCTGTAGTGGGCAGCAATGTTGGAGGTATTCCACTACAGATAATCAATGGTGAAATCGGATTTTTGATAGATAGTATCGAAGAAGCGGCTGAGAAAACCCTTTATCTCCTTAAACACCCAAGCGAAGCAAGAGAGATGGGAAAGAAAGGGAGAGAGCACATTTTAAAGAACTTCTTAATCACAAGACACTTGAAAGACTATCTCTCGCTGTTTCGTTCAATTTAACCTCTTCCTTAACAAGACGCAAGTGTGCACGCCAAAAAAAGATAAAACTTTACTTTCATTAAGACTTATAGATTTAGCTTATTGTAGAGTAAAATAAATCCATGGATAGGCTTTGAAGCTCCCGCGCGCGCACCCGATATCTCGCAAACTCCCATTTTTCTATTTCAGACGAAGCGCGCTAATGGCAAATCTAAAAGAGTGAAAGTGTGAAAGATAAAGAGAGGTCATCGCATATGCAGGTAACTTTCATAAGCAAAGGTGAGACATTGCCCGCAACACTATATGCAAATTCATCCAAAGGAGTCATTCTGTGCCTACCGCATCCTTTGTATGGTGGCACCAGAAATGACACCAGAATCATCAGGGTCGCCAGAGAACTTGCTTCACATGATATCTCTGCATTATGCCTCGATTATGGAAGCTATGGCAAAGTAGTGAAGGAAGTTCAGAATGTGTTGGACGCAATTTCTTTCATGCGGAAAAGAGTTGATGCTTTAGGATTACTAGACTATTCCTTTGGAGCCGTCGTCGCGTCCAATGTAGCGGTTCAAACTAAGATTGATGGTTTCGTTGCTATGTCTGTTCTGAAGAAAACGAATGGTCTAACAGCGAACTTGAGATTTGACTGCTCAAAACTCTTTGTGCATGGAAAACGCGACAAGGTGGCACCATACTCGGATTTCGAACAGCTCTACAGAAAAGCAAGTGAAAGAAAAGAAAAACTTGTTTTAGATACAGACCATTTCTATATGGAAAACTATCCGACCCTCATTGACTTAACTTCAAAAAGCATATGCAAGTTCTTCCTACAAATATTTTCCAAATAGAACAGGCATGCGCGCAATCTTATATAATCAAAAAGGCTATCCACAAACATGGAATTCGCAGAGCTTTCAAAACTAATATTTGGCGAACTAAAACCAAAACTAGAAAATCATCAAGGATTATCAATCTTCGCGGCTGAAAGAGCTAAATTCGAAGGTTGGTTGAAGGTAGAATTATGCGACAGTTTGTCAAAGCATTTTAAAGATGTTATCCCAGAACAGAATAGAATCGATATCACTTTTGAAAATTGGGCTATTGAGCTCAAAACCATTAATACAAACATAAGGTTCCCAAATGTAAAGAATAAACACCGTCCGATAACCAGAAACACTCAAGGCGTTGTGAAGGATATAGAAAAACTAAGAACCACCGAATACACAAACAAGTCCACTTTATTTATCGTTTTTCCAGTACGGCATCGTAACAAAGATTGGCAAGTTCAACTAAGACGCATAACAAACAAACTAGTAAAAATAGAACATCTGGAATTTAACTTCAAAGACAAAATCCCAGGCACCATCTATTTTGGCTTGACCAACTAGTCTTCGATATGCTATGATACGCGCCCAATGAGTAGTCACAACTTTACGCCGTTAAGGTATTTTGCGCGCGCAAGTGCTTCGAAGTAGTCTTAAATATACTTGATAATTTAGAATGTATTGGGAGAAAACGCGTGCATGGTTTTCTATTTTTCTCACAAGCCACGTAAGCTAAAAACCGAGAAAGTTGAGCGTTTCATCAAAAAACTTGCCAAGAAACATAACGTTCCGGTTCCTAGATGGCGTATTGTAGGAGAAACACCAAAATCAGACAGAATCGAGAAAACTGTGTTTGGACCTAAGACAACGTTTGAAAGAAAAACAGTTCAAGTTGGAGGAGCTTTCCTGATGGCATCTGACAGAACTTGCTGCATAGAATTTTATGGTCTTCCGACGAAAGAAACTGTGGAGCACGAATTCAGGCATTATGTAGATTGGCTGCACGGGACGCTTAGGAGAGAAAAGATTTGGTGACTGAGTTCAGAATTTCGCCAACTCGCGCGCGCTTCTGCAAGTTGCTAAATGTGAAAGATGCGGAAAAGTCATAGCAGAACCAAAGGAACTAATTAGAATACAGAAAAAATGCGCGCGCGCATAAGCTAGAATAAGGCTTCCTTCTGATGTTGAGGAATATTCTTCAAGAATGTGATTTGATAAGTGTTAGAAGTAGATCTATTGCGTTTTTTCTTCAACAGTTTTCTTTCTGAGATGATATGTCAAAGGGTTCCTTATAGTTTTACAGACTGGATCATTTGGATTCACACAAATACCATGAGTTTGCAGAGTTGAACAATTGTAAGTTTTATATGGAGTTCTGCTCCCTCTTTGACCTGCAAGATGTTCCACTTGATATCGTGTTTTGTCTTCTCTAAAGTCTGCAACATTTGAAAACAGGTTGACAATCCTATCTACACTAATGCCTTGATTAAATAGGTATGTCACCAAAGTGAACCTCTCAGCATGGGAAAGATGTTGTCCTTTAGTTGTTCTATCCAAAAGATTCATAATGCAAGGAGGATACTCTGACTCCTCAGCCCGTATTTTCTGATCGAATTCTGTCAAGTGAGGTTTTCTTTTCAGAAATTCAGCTTTGATTTCTTCAATAACGTCTTGGATAACCTGAGGAATGCTCATAATTTTTTCCTTAGTTCTGTCTTCTATGTATTTCTTTATCTCCTCTTGAAGAAGCCTGCAAACCTCATTTCTAGTTACAGATACCTGACCCTTATCAAGTTGCCTATTCACCAATTTCCATTCTGGAGCATGAACTAGTCTTCCTCTAGTTGCGTTGTTTAAGTAGTTCACAAAATGCACTGTATATGAAAAAGGTTCTTGTTTTGATGGATGGATATCCCATTCAAAGGATTCTGCTATTTCTAGTATAAATTCATCTTTCTCTTTCAAGAGGTAACTGTGGATTTTCCTTGCTTCTGATAAAGCATATCTTTCAGTAAGGATTTTGTCTTTCACACCTGTAACCATTAATATCGCAACAGGAAACGAAGCAATCTCAACCTCTGATCTCTTATATGGCACCTGATTTTGCACGTGTGCTAAGAATTCAAAAGTGGCTGCTATTCTAACCTCTGCCCGATTGACAATACTTTCAAGTTCTCCAAGATCGTTTATATCAATGCCTAATTCAGCAATATGCCTTCTTGCTTGAGGTAGAAAAGGATATTTTGCCATGTCAGTTTTTGTTAAAAGGATGCTCTCACCCAGCTTAAAGTTCTAAATCTGCCTCTTATGTTTTCTCCTTCCTATTCCGTATAATAATATCACAAATCATGAAACCTCAGAATAATTATTTTTTCCACAAGTCATAAAACCTGACTGATCTAACTTATCTTCCCAGGGGATGGGTTGATGAAAGATTCTGTTTATGCTGATATGGAGGACTCAGAGAAACAGGTTGCAGACTATTTGAGGGAACTGATAATTTCAAGAAATTATTTAGTTGAGGAATAATTTTGAGTAATATCTCTGGAGCTATTTTCCCAATCTTACCTGAGAATGTTAAATCTCTTTTCGATGAAAAGAAAGAGGCTTTTGTTAAGTTCACCAAGTTCTTAAGGCTTGAAAGAGGTTCAAAGATAGTCTTCTATACATCTGGAAAGTTGATAGGAGAAGGAACCATTGAGAGGATTGAAAGAATGGAGCCACAAACTGCTTGGATTCGTTACAAAAGCCAGATTTTTCTGACCAAAGATCAGTATGACAACTATGTTGTTAGATCACCAATAAGTGGGGAAGAACGGAGAACAGTAGCTATCACAATATTATTTTTGAAGAGACTAAAGAAATACAATCAGCCCCTCCGTATGTTTTATTCCACTGCATCTTTCACACATAGAAACTTGCAGAGGCTGGCTTCGAATTTCTCACTACTATAGAAAGCATCCAAGTGTTCCGAAAGCGCAAGTAGGAGTATAACTTAAACAATTGAAAATATAGGTTATATATTTGTTTAAGCCATCTCCAACAATTATCTCCCGCAAAACTCCTTTTTTATGTTTTACGATAAAAGGAGATATGAGTTTCTTCTATAATTATCCTCAGTGTTTTTACTGCCGCTCTTAGAGTATACAACACTTCCAAGCCAACTTTCAAAGGGTCAAATTTTATTAGTTTGTTCGCACTCATTCGGATTCACCGAAATCTACAAGTGTATAAGTGTTAAAAGTGAATATGAAACTCTACTTTACATTAAGACTTATAGATTAAGGTTACTGCAAAGCCTTAGATGCGATGACAATGACGTTTAAAAGTGTCGGGTTAACGGCGCGAAATGACAAGAAAAAAGCGTTAGACCTAGCTAAAAAACTATTGAATCATCTAGAAGAAAGAGGGCTAAACGTAATCGTTGACCCTGAAATCGCAGAGCGCATCAATAAAGCTGACTTTGCTGTACCCCTTGAAGAATGGAAACCAGACTTTATCATCACCGTCGGAGGCGACGGAACCATCCTAAGAACATGCATCCACGTTCCAAAACCTGAACCCCCAATACTCGCCATCAACATGGGTGAACGAGGCTTTCTAGCTGAAGTATCTCCAGAAGACGCTTTGCCAGCCATGGATAGAACCCTCAAAGGAGAGTTTACGCTTGAATACTGCAAGAAACTGTCTGCTTCTGTTGAAGGCGAAGTGTTGCCAGATGCGTTAAACGAAGTTTTTATTTCTGCAGACGCCCCAGTTAAGCTGTTGTATGCAGATCTTTGGAAAGACGGTGACAGGATTTTAGACTGTCGAGCAGACGGAATTCTGGTTGCGTCGCCGACTGGTTCAACAGGATATTCAATAGCGGCAGGCGGACCAGTTTTAGACCCTGAAACCGCCGTGTTCGTCCTCACACCCGTATGTCCACTCACACCGTTTCCTCCAATCGTTTTTTCTGAGAATTCAACACTTACGGTGGAGATAGAGAGACCCCGCACAGTATTAGTGGTGGTTGATGGGTATTATCGTAGGCTTGTTGAGAAGCGAAAGCCTCGTGTGACGGTTACGAAGTCGGATAATGTAACTTCGTTTATTCGTTTTAAAAAGGAATTTTATCGACGGCTTAAGAGTCGGTTGTTGTATCCGAAGGGAAAACTGTGCTGACAAAAACTGAGAGGCGGAAAACAATCGTTTTAGATACTTCCGCTTTCATAGCTGGGTTTGAACCCCTCTCCATCCAAGATGTTCAATATTCAGTTCCCGAAGTTAAACACGAACTTATTGCTAATTCGTTGCCTTGGACTCGGTTTAACGCTGCCGTTGAAAATGGAAAGCTGAGAGTCAAAACGCCTAAAGCGGACTATGTTAAAAGGATTAAAGCGTCATCTAAAGCCGTTGGCGACCTGCTCTTCCTCTCAGAGGCAGATCGGCAGATTTTAGCGTTGGCATTGGAGCTGAGAGACATGGGTTATAGTCCTCAGATCGTTACTGATGACTATTCTATACAAAACGTAGCCAACCAAGTAGGTATTGAGTTTGCGCCCTTGATGACTTTTGGCATACGCTATCGCTTCCGATGGACGCTTTACTGTCCCGCCTGCTACAGCAAATACCCAGCGGACTATCGGTCTAAACGTTGTGAAATTTGTGGGACTGAGTTGAAACGGAAACCTGTCGGCAAAACACCAGTATAAAGTCAGTGTTGAACGTTGAATTTAGAAAAAGTTGTCTTAATTTTCCAGCTTAGTTATGGTCGAGTTCCAAGCACCAGTGAAATGGTCGTTTCATAGCTGTCTCTTTCCACTGTTATGTTAATTGTCTGGTTTGGTGATGTGCGTTCTTCGAGGTAGCTGGATATATCGTCGCCGTTTATTATTTGTGTGTTGTTTATAGCGAGGATT contains:
- a CDS encoding DNA primase large subunit PriL — protein: MAKYPFLPQARRHIAELGIDINDLGELESIVNRAEVRIAATFEFLAHVQNQVPYKRSEVEIASFPVAILMVTGVKDKILTERYALSEARKIHSYLLKEKDEFILEIAESFEWDIHPSKQEPFSYTVHFVNYLNNATRGRLVHAPEWKLVNRQLDKGQVSVTRNEVCRLLQEEIKKYIEDRTKEKIMSIPQVIQDVIEEIKAEFLKRKPHLTEFDQKIRAEESEYPPCIMNLLDRTTKGQHLSHAERFTLVTYLFNQGISVDRIVNLFSNVADFREDKTRYQVEHLAGQRGSRTPYKTYNCSTLQTHGICVNPNDPVCKTIRNPLTYHLRKKTVEEKTQ
- a CDS encoding glycosyltransferase; this encodes MHCVSFNKISLDEYTPIVGKVKIEEIKELAESLVGKKVRHVNSTSFGGGVAEILHRLVPLMCDVGLKAEWTVIKGSDKFFNVTKALHNGLQGMNIPLTEDMKKTYLKFNKINAREFDSDHDLVVIHDYQPAAIMNYLPIRRGRWTWRCHIDLSHPNQQFIDFISPFILKYNSLIFTMKQFVQEPLKSRKTFIIPPSIDPLSTKNKPLPENLIFSILDKYDVDHEKPIITQVARFDPWKDPLGVIDVYRLVKKKVTNVQLLLIASMAKDDPEGWIYYEKTARHAAEDYDIHLLSDLNGVGNIEVNAFQRASDVILQKSIREGFGLTVTEALWKGVPVVGSNVGGIPLQIINGEIGFLIDSIEEAAEKTLYLLKHPSEAREMGKKGREHILKNFLITRHLKDYLSLFRSI
- a CDS encoding DUF365 domain-containing protein, giving the protein MSNISGAIFPILPENVKSLFDEKKEAFVKFTKFLRLERGSKIVFYTSGKLIGEGTIERIERMEPQTAWIRYKSQIFLTKDQYDNYVVRSPISGEERRTVAITILFLKRLKKYNQPLRMFYSTASFTHRNLQRLASNFSLL
- a CDS encoding NAD(+)/NADH kinase; translation: MTFKSVGLTARNDKKKALDLAKKLLNHLEERGLNVIVDPEIAERINKADFAVPLEEWKPDFIITVGGDGTILRTCIHVPKPEPPILAINMGERGFLAEVSPEDALPAMDRTLKGEFTLEYCKKLSASVEGEVLPDALNEVFISADAPVKLLYADLWKDGDRILDCRADGILVASPTGSTGYSIAAGGPVLDPETAVFVLTPVCPLTPFPPIVFSENSTLTVEIERPRTVLVVVDGYYRRLVEKRKPRVTVTKSDNVTSFIRFKKEFYRRLKSRLLYPKGKLC